A genomic region of Arvicola amphibius chromosome X, mArvAmp1.2, whole genome shotgun sequence contains the following coding sequences:
- the LOC119804394 gene encoding E3 ubiquitin-protein ligase RLIM-like, which produces MENSDSSDQGNDQSAAQRRRQMDTLDREEAFYRFVNNLSGEDYRLMRDSNLLSTPGQSTEEELLRGLQQIKEGPPPLPPPQSSEENRRGVSSDDLSNGESIIDWSNSVSQTGNTTRSGQRGNQSWRAVRQTNPNSGDFRFSLETNVNRNNGSQTPENENEPSATRLNVENMDRSSQRQMENSASDISSARIPSSECSSAVALTEVPSTRGRRRARSRKPEHQRRTRARAERSRSSLHPANAIPRRSHHSMSSETFEHPLVNEIEGSSRAPRHGTLRQHITGPELLGRGLFAASGSRNSAAQGTSYSDTDTNGEAAGSGQRPPTRDLQVRRGLLGEYPQRESIASRTRSRSQTPNNTVTSEREDGGFIRTFTLLGRAAGRTYVSRDGFSTLTIFDPGSRETTTVPIQTRLRQRSTSLGELPWSGRPSDGYSSETLSAMFEGGVQGYSTLWQGNQGRRSMMLLEGHVTSAVRREK; this is translated from the coding sequence ATGGAAAACTCAGATTCTAGCGATCAAGGAAATGACCAATCTGCAGCACAGCGCAGAAGGCAAATGGATACACTGGATCGGGAAGAAGCTTTCTATCGATTTGTAAATAATCTGAGCGGAGAAGACTATCGACTTATGAGAGACAGCAATTTGCTAAGCACCCCAGGTCAAAGTACTGAGGAGGAGCTTCTCAGAGGACTACAGCAAATTAAAGAGGGGCCACCGCCACTGCCGCCGccacagagctcagaagaaaaTAGACGTGGAGTCTCTTCAGAtgacctgtccaatggtgagTCCATAATAGATTGGTCTAACTCTGTCAGCCAGACTGGCAATACAACAAGAAGTGGTCAGAGAGGAAATCAGTCCTGGAGGGCAGTGAGGCAGACTAACCCAAACAGTGGTGATTTCAGATTCAGTTTAGAGACAAATGTCAACCGTAATAATGGAAGCCAAACCccagagaatgaaaatgaacCATCTGCTACTCGTCTTAATGTAGAAAACATGGACAGAAGTAGCCAAAGGCAAATGGAAAATTCAGCATCTGACATATCATCTGCCAGAATACCTAGTTCAGAATGCAGTTCTGCTGTAGCATTAACAGAAGTGCCATCCACCAGAGGTCGGAGGAGGGCAAGAAGCCGGAAACCGGAACACCAGAGAAGAACCAGAGCCAGAGCTGAAAGAAGTAGGTCTTCTCTGCACCCAGCAAATGCAATTCCACGAAGATCTCATCATAGCATGTCATCTGAGACTTTTGAGCACCCTTTGGTAAACGAGATCGAGGGAAGTTCTAGAGCTCCTCGCCATGGGACTTTGAGACAGCACATAACTGGACCTGAGTTGCTAGGTAGAGGTCTTTTTGCGGCCTCTGGGTCAAGAAATTCTGCAGCTCAAGGGACAAGTTATTCAGACACGGATACCAATGGTGAAGCGGCAGGATCTGGTCAAAGACCTCCAACCAGAGACCTTCAAGTCAGAAGGGGTCTGCTGGGAGAATACCCGCAGAGAGAGAGCATAGCTAGCAGAACTCGGTCAAGGTCTCAGACCCCAAACAACACGGTCACTTCTGAAAGAGAAGATGGAGGTTTTATACGCACCTTTACACTTTTGGGTCGTGCAGCTGGGAGAACCTATGTGAGTAGAGACGGGTTTTCCACTCTTACAATCTTTGATCCTGGATCAAGGGAAACTACAACTGTTCCGATTCAAACCAGGCTAAGGCAGAGATCGACAAGTTTGGGTGAGCTTCCATGGAGTGGAAGACCTTCCGATGGTTACAGTTCAGAAACTCTCTCAGCGATGTTTGAAGGAGGAG